The following are encoded in a window of Bacteroidota bacterium genomic DNA:
- a CDS encoding sugar kinase, which yields AVKLGWAHGALLTSFPGDTTMATVEQVRAFAKGGSARIQR from the coding sequence AAGCGGTGAAGCTTGGGTGGGCTCACGGGGCATTGCTGACGAGCTTTCCGGGGGATACAACGATGGCAACAGTCGAACAGGTCCGCGCGTTTGCCAAAGGCGGATCGGCTCGCATTCAACGATAA
- a CDS encoding protein L has translation MAFYKYSRFLQQNNNKLFDEIYAPGQATPSSGIYRCDGCVREVTVVAGTALPPQNHHAHDATQGSIRWRLIAYTANQ, from the coding sequence ATGGCATTCTACAAATACTCGAGGTTCCTGCAGCAAAACAATAACAAGCTGTTCGATGAAATTTATGCGCCGGGACAGGCGACGCCGAGTTCGGGAATCTACCGGTGCGACGGATGCGTCCGCGAAGTTACTGTTGTTGCTGGGACCGCGCTTCCGCCGCAAAATCATCACGCGCATGATGCAACGCAGGGAAGCATCCGGTGGCGCCTGATCGCATACACCGCGAATCAGTGA
- a CDS encoding YciI family protein: MRFMMLMIPSAYQGKKGEQAGADFTPKVEAVERMMRYNEALAKSGALISLDGLHSPSTAARVSFSKGNVKVTDGPFVESKEVLGGYWMINVKSKNEAVEWAKKVPADDGDIIEVRRVFENDEFPEDVQKAADSPTVKAQLHKQQ; encoded by the coding sequence ATGAGATTCATGATGCTGATGATACCGAGCGCATACCAGGGAAAAAAGGGAGAACAGGCAGGAGCGGATTTCACTCCGAAGGTTGAGGCGGTCGAGCGAATGATGAGATACAATGAAGCCTTGGCTAAATCGGGGGCGCTCATTTCACTCGACGGTCTTCACTCCCCTTCGACAGCCGCCCGCGTTTCATTTTCCAAAGGAAACGTGAAAGTAACCGACGGCCCTTTCGTTGAATCCAAGGAGGTGCTTGGCGGATACTGGATGATCAATGTGAAGTCAAAGAACGAAGCGGTAGAATGGGCAAAAAAAGTTCCGGCGGACGACGGCGATATCATCGAAGTGAGGCGGGTATTTGAGAATGACGAATTTCCTGAAGATGTTCAAAAGGCCGCCGACAGCCCGACGGTCAAGGCACAGCTTCATAAGCAACAGTAA
- a CDS encoding DUF1801 domain-containing protein, translating into MEKETPENVDEYLSSLSGEARKTLSKLRATIRSAAPGATEGISYQIPTFFYYGGLVAYAAFKNHCSFFPMSSSLLEKFKKDIAKFDTSKGTIRFPVDKPLPASLVIKIVKDRVKQNKLKQAIREKRRTK; encoded by the coding sequence ATGGAAAAAGAAACGCCGGAAAATGTTGATGAATATCTCTCCTCCTTGAGCGGTGAGGCGCGTAAAACGCTCTCCAAACTTCGAGCAACGATCAGATCGGCAGCTCCCGGCGCAACGGAAGGGATAAGTTATCAAATACCGACGTTCTTTTATTATGGCGGGCTCGTGGCGTACGCAGCGTTCAAGAACCATTGCAGTTTCTTCCCAATGAGTTCCTCGCTTCTTGAAAAATTCAAGAAAGACATTGCGAAATTTGATACCTCGAAAGGGACGATCCGATTTCCGGTCGATAAACCGCTGCCGGCGTCATTGGTGATAAAAATTGTCAAAGATCGGGTAAAGCAAAATAAATTGAAGCAAGCAATAAGAGAAAAGAGAAGGACGAAGTAG